DNA from Streptomyces rishiriensis:
CCGCTGCCGCCGTCCCGTCCTCAACTCGCCCAAGGGGCAGACGACCGCGCTGCCGTCCGACCTGGTGCGCCGTGAGGTCGTCGCGCCGAAGGTGTACTGGACCTGGTCCCTGGTGCGGCGCGAGACCGACGAGCGGGCCGGGGTCCTGGCTGTCGTCGACGCGCTCTGCGACGGCGTCGCCGCCGACGGCCTCGGCATCCACGCCCCGGACGCCTGGCTGCCCGCCGACGACCCGTACGCGCTCCCCCGCTGAGCTGCGCTGGGAGTCTGTTCCTCCCAGACGAGAGGAAACAGGTCCCGGCGAGGACCCTTCCGGCCTTTGACGTCGCCCGGTGACCGTCCTACCTTTCAGATAGTCGACCGGTTGGCTAGTAACCGGTCATCGCATCCCTTCGGAGAAGGTCACCATGAGCGTTCAGCACCAGAAGGTCGCCGTCGTCACCGGGGCGTCGCAGGGCATCGGCGCCGGGCTGGTCGACGCCTACCGCAAGCTCGGATACGCCGTCGTCGCCACCTCCCGCACCATCGCCCCCTCCACCGATCTCGATCTCGTCACCGTCCAGGGCGACATCGCCGACCCCGCCACCGCCGAACGCGTCGTCGCGGCGGGAATGGAACGGTTCGGCAGGATCGACACCCTGGTCAACAACGCGGGCGTGTTCGTCGCGAAGCCCTTCACCGACTACACCCCGGACGACTACGCCACCGTGACCGGCGTGAACCTGGCCGGGTTCTTCCACCTCACCCGGCTCGCCGTCGAGCGGATGCTGGCCCAGGGCGGCGGACACATAGTCAACATCACCACCAGCCTGGTCGACAACGCCGACGCCAAGGTGCCCTCGGTGCTGGCCTCGCTGACGAAGGGCGGTCTCCAGTCCGCCACCAAGTCGCTCGCCATCGAGTACGCCAGCCGGGGCATCCGGGCCAACGCCGTATCGCCGGGCACCATCAAGACGCCGATGCACGCCGAGGAGACGCACGACTTCCTCGCCGCCCTGCACCCGGTCGGCCGGATGGGCGAGCAGAGCGACATCGTCGACGCGGTCGTCTACCTGGAGAACGCCCCCTTCGTCACCGGCGAGATCCTCCACGTCGACGGCGGCATGAGCGCCGGCCACTGACCGGCGGACAGGAGCACAGTGATGAGCAGCGGTACGACGGACGACGAAGCGATCCTGCGTGGCGTCCTGGACCGGTGGAAGGCCGCGGTCGACGCGCACGAACCCGACCGGGTCGCCGCCCTCTTCACCGAGGACGCGATCTTCCAGGGCCTGCACCCCTACAGCACGGGGAGGCCGGGAGTCGCGGACTACTACGACTCCCAGCCCCTCGGCATGACGGCCGACTACCGGTTCCTCGAGACCAGACGCCTCGCCGACGACCTCGTTCTCGGCTATCTGGACGTGGA
Protein-coding regions in this window:
- a CDS encoding YybH family protein — translated: MSSGTTDDEAILRGVLDRWKAAVDAHEPDRVAALFTEDAIFQGLHPYSTGRPGVADYYDSQPLGMTADYRFLETRRLADDLVLGYLDVEFSFTDRPTIAVYLGVLLRREDGEWHIGHYQVSRLG
- a CDS encoding SDR family NAD(P)-dependent oxidoreductase; amino-acid sequence: MSVQHQKVAVVTGASQGIGAGLVDAYRKLGYAVVATSRTIAPSTDLDLVTVQGDIADPATAERVVAAGMERFGRIDTLVNNAGVFVAKPFTDYTPDDYATVTGVNLAGFFHLTRLAVERMLAQGGGHIVNITTSLVDNADAKVPSVLASLTKGGLQSATKSLAIEYASRGIRANAVSPGTIKTPMHAEETHDFLAALHPVGRMGEQSDIVDAVVYLENAPFVTGEILHVDGGMSAGH